A stretch of DNA from Anaerobacillus isosaccharinicus:
ATGTTCGATTACCCTTCTGACTTTCCTGCAGACGAACAGTTAATTAGATTAGCAATAGAAGGCGCACAAGCTCTAACTGGAGTTAAGGTTGTTCAAGGTAGGATTTTAAGTGGTGATCAATTTATCGCTGACCATAAGAAGGTAGAAGAATTAGGGCAATTATTTGCTGGAAAGTGTGTTGAAATGGAAGGTGCTTCCGTTGCTCATGTTGCCATGCTAAACAATATTCCATTTGTCGTAATCCGCTCTATGTCAGATAAAGCAAACGGTGAAGCGAACGTAAACTTCACTGAATTTACAAAACTTGCTTCAGAACGTTCATTCTTTATCGTTCATTCAATGGTGGAGAGGATATAATTGTAATAATTAGTAAAAAGACGATGGGACAAAACTATTTTAATCTATGAGAAATCCGAACGAAATGATAGTTGGTGTATATCCTTCGCTTCGGAAATATCCTTCGCTTTCCGCGGGCGGCTGGTGAGCCTCCTCGTGCTTACGCACTGTGGGGTCTCACCCTTGCCTTTCATCCCGCAGGAACGAGCGTTACTTCACTGCTAATACTTCGAGTTGTCTCGACGGATACGCTTCGTCAGCGTTAGCATGTAGAGGAAGAGACAGTATCTCTACGTATTTTTCCTCCGCTATAGTTTGTTTTGTTCAAATTTCTCATTTAAACACTTTAGTTATGTACCAGCCTCTTTTTCTAAAAGTTAAAATGTTCAGTAATCTTTCAATACAAAAAACTACGAAGCACAACCTACATTCTACATTCTACATTCTACCCTAACTGCTCTTTTCTTTTTTCCATTTCATTACGAAGATGTGAGAGAGCTTTTTCTACGGTAATTGCATTCTTTTCTGTAATTTCTTTTTTTCTAGGGATCTCTGGATAAATAGGTGAAATATCTTCCCAAGTAGCTGGCAACTCGACAGGAGCATCTTTTTGCCATGCTTTGATCCATTCTTTTGGAAGCGGTCCTGTCGCAATTCGATTATCAGTCATTTCTAACCAAATCATTGACCATGCCCTTGGGACAACTCGCCAAATGTCGTATCCACCACCCCCGACAGCAATCCATTTTCCGCCACAATACTCATGAGCAAGCTCATGGGCTAACTTTGGAATTTCACGAAAGATTTCAATGGTAGAACAAAGGTGGGTAAGAGGGTCATAGTAATGATTATCTGCGCCATTTTGAGTAATAATCACATCAGGCTTGAAGTATTCACAAACTTCTCTTAGTGATGTTCTATAAGCGTGCAGCCATGATTCATCTTCAGTAAACGCATCAACAGGAATATTTACTGAATAACCATAACCTTTTCCACTTCCACGCTCATTAATATTTCCAGTACCAGGGAATAGAAATCGACCTGTCTCGTGAATCGATAATGTGCATACGTCTTCTTCATCGTAAAAAGCCCATTGAACACCGTCGCCATGATGAGCGTCAGTATCTACATACAATACTCTAGCATTATAGTTTTTGCGCATATATTCAATCGCAATAGAGCTATCGTTATAAATACAGAAACCTGAAGCTCGCCCTTTGAATCCATGATGAAGCCCGCCGCTTAAGTTGCAGGCGTGTAAGTATTTTCCTTGCATAACTAAATCAACAGCCGTTAAAGTTCCGCCTACAAGAAGTGATGCAGCCTCGTGCATATTAGGGAACATCGGTGTATCATCGGTGCCAATTCCATAATTTGTAGCTATAGAAGGACTGAGCTCACCAACGCTCGCTAACTTTACGGCATTAACGAAATCTTTATCATGAATTAAAAGTAGTTCCTCATCAGTCGCCATTCTAGGTGCAAAAATATCTTCTGTATTTATGGCATTACACTTATTTAGTAAATCAAAGGTAAGATCTAGTCGTTTTTGATTAAAGGGGTGATCGCTACTAAATCGGTAGCTTTGTTGTTCTTGTGAAAAGATAAAAGCTGCATTTCTCATCATACTGACATCCCCGGCAAATTAGGCCAAAGTACTTTATAGCCATTGTTTTCAATATCAGCAATTACCCCCCGCGGATCCATCGTCTGCAATCGAAACACTAGAACCTTTTTCTGTAGATCTTCACATGGATAAACTAGCACACTTGTAATATTAATATTACGTTTTTTAATAATAGTCGCAATTTCAGCCAGCATGCCTGTTATATTTTCAACTTGGACTTCAATCTGTGAACTCGGTTGATGAGCTCCCATTAGTTGTACGAGCGTGTGTAAAATGTCTGTTTCAGTAATAATTCCTACTAATTTATAATCTTCTTCAATTGGTAGGCAACCGATATGATGCTCATAAAAAATTGATGATACATCTTCTACAAAATCGAGAGGATGAGCTGTTATCACATCGGTAACCATTATTTTTGATACAGGATTTGTGAAATACTCCGAGTGCTCTCCAGTGTCAAAAACAGAAGGGCTTGCATCCCGAATATCACGGTCTGAAATAATTCCAACCAACTCATCAGTCTCGTTTATGACTGGTAAATGTCGAATACGATGCTTTTCCATCAATTGAATAGCATCCTTAATAGTATTAGTAGTAGTAATTTTAATAACGTTTCGTTTCATAATTTGCTCAACAATCACAATTTTCCACTCCCCTTATTCATTATGAATTGATTTTGAATTTAGAAATGGGAACTATTTAGTTGGAAGTGCTACTATGCAAGTTCTAAATTCAACATTTTGATATTATTATGAATTAGTACATAAATCGATTTTGAAAACGGATTCGGTCGAATTTTTGAATTGATTCTTGATTTATTCGTTTTCCAATTCTCACCATTAAGCAATTTGCCGGATGGGAGCAAATCTCTGGATCATCAGTAGCAAACCAAACTAAGCCACCAGCGCTCATCATTTTCTCCATAGCTTTACGATAATCCCATACGGTTAAACCTGTCCCTTTTAGATCCCAATGCCAATAGTACTCAGTCGTAATAATGATATAATCTTCCATGGCATCATCCATCATTGAGACTTTTAACATGTTCTTCCCGACTTTACAGCCACGATATGGCGCAGCAACTTCAATTGCTCCAAGTTCAATCATATTTTCCATGTCCGCTTGGGACCATCTCTCTAGTTCATCAGGGTAAATAAACGTAACATAGCCAACAATTGTATCATGGTCTCTGGCTATAATAATTCTCCCCTCAGGAAGATCAGCTATACTTAATAAGGCTTTAAATTGTTTTTCAGGCGGTCTAAAGGCAACTAAGCCTTCATGGAACTTATACATTGCAAGTTCTTTTTCAGATATTGGTCCTTCAATAATTAAAGTGTGTTTCCCTGTTTTTAATTCTAGTGCATTGTATGTCTTTTGATGAATCATAAGTACACCACCTTTTAAATAGAGAATAATAGACAATAATATTTATTATACATGAAAAAAAGGTTTCTTTTATCATTTTACCGAATTTCATTTATAAAGACTAATAAAGTTTTTAATAATTGAGAAAATTCAAAGGATATATTACAATTACTTTATTATAGTCTTAATATAATAAGATAGAGGGGGAAAACAAAAATATGCAAATGCAACCAATTCCTGCAGTAAAAGGAGATTATCATTTAGAAGATTATGAAAAAGTAGTAGAAAGCTTTGACTGGAGTCAAGTAGAAGAACAGTTTTCATGGTACAAAACTGGAAAAATGAATATTGCATTTGAAGCTATTGATCGTCATGCTCTAGGTGTGAAAAAAAATCAAGTTGCCCTCTATTATAAAGATGATACTAGACGTGAAAAATACACGTTTAAAGAGATGATGGAACAAACAAATAAAGCCGGAAATATTTTGAAACAACAGGGTGTTGAAAAAGGAGATCGCGTATTTATCTTTATGCCAAGGTCGCCTGAACTTTATTTTTGTTTACTTGGTGCTATTAAGCTTGGAGCAATTGTAGGTCCGCTTTTTGAAGCATTTATGGAAGCAGCTGTCTTTGACCGTTTAAATGACAGTAAGGCGAAAGTATTAATAACAACTCCAGAATTAGTAGGAAGGGTTGCTATAGACAACTTACCAAATCTAGAAAAAGTAATTTTAGTAGGTAATGATATTGAAGAAGATCATGTAACTGTCGATTATTATAAATCTTTTGAACAAGCAAGTAAAAAGCTTCTAATTGAATGGGTTGAACCAGAAGATGGAATGCTATTGCATTATACATCAGGTTCAACCGGGAAACCAAAAGGGGTTTTGCATGTTCATAATGCTATGATACAACAGTATCAGACGGCGAAGTGGGTGTTAGATTTAAAAGAGGATGATGTTTATTGGTGTACTGCAGATCCAGGCTGGGTAACAGGAACTGTTTACGGAATTTTTGGACCTTGGCTTCACGGTGCATCTAATGTTGTTCGGGGCGGGCGCTTTAATCCGGAAGACTGGTATAAAACAATTGAAGATTATGGGGTGACAGTCTGGTATAGTGCACCAACTGCCTTTAGAATGTTAATGGGAATTGGAGAAGACTTGATCCAAAGGTTTGACCTTACATCACTACGCCATATATTAAGTGTTGGTGAGCCGCTTAACCCTGAAGTTGTTAAATGGGGAGTAAAAGTATTTCATTTAAGAATTCACGATACATGGTGGATGACTGAAACTGGTTCAATGATGATTTGTAACTATCCAACATTAGCAATTAAGCCAGGTTCAATGGGGAAACCAATTCCAGGTATTGAAGCAGCGATCATTGATGATCAAGGCAATGTTTTACCACCGAATAGAATGGGGAATTTAGCCCTTAAAAAAGGTTGGCCATCAATGATGCGTTCAATTTGGAACAATCCTCAAAAATATCAGGAATATTTCACTGATAATGGATGGTATATTTCAGGGGATTCGGCTTACATGGATGAAGAAGGATATTTTTGGTTTCAAGGTAGAATAGATGATGTCATTAATACGTCTGGTGAGAGAGTTGGTCCGTTTGAAGTAGAAAGTAAGCTTGTGGAACATCCTGCAATTGCAGAAGCCGGTGTTATTGGTATTCCCGATCCTGTTAGGGGCACCATTATTAAAGCGTTTATTTCATTACGTGAAGGCTTTGATGCGAGTGATGAGCTAAAAGAAGAAATTCGTCTTTTTGTGAAAAAGGAGCTTTCTGCCCATGCTACTCCAAGACAAATTGAGTTCCGCGATAAACTTCCAAAAACGAGAAGTGGAAAAATTATGAGACGAGTGTTAAAAGCTTGGGAGTTAGATTTGCCTACAGGTGATTTGTCTACAATGGAAGATTAATTATAACTTACTTAAAACAGAGACCACGGTTCTGATAATGAACCGTGGTCTCTGTTTTTATTATGCAATTCGTCTAATACTTTGTAGTAGTTTTGAAAATGAATTTCTAAATCCATTATTATAGGTTAGCTCGTCAAGAGGGTCAGGAATACCCTCATCATCGTCATCATTTGAACCGTTTCCATTTCCAGGTGGTTTCGGTGGTTTCTTATCTTCCTTGTCTTTCTTCTTATCATCACCAGGAGCTTCGTTCATTTCATCATCTTCTGAAGGTGAGTCTTGCCATTGTCCTGTAAACACAACGGAAGATGCATCAGATTCCCTTCCTGCTACGTCAACAGCAGTTACTTTGTATGCAGCAGCCCCAGAGCCTACACTAAACGTTAGTTCTCGATCAGACCTTACAATATCAGAAACTGTAAATAGATCACTACCATTTGCTGCTCGATAGATTCTATAGCCGATAATGTCGTTATCAGGGTGTTCACTCCACTTAAGTGTGTTTCCTTCAATTCTAATGAATTCAACTGGAACTGGAGTTTTTCCATTATCCTCTGCATATCGGTCAGGGATAATTCTTTCCCAATCAGAAGGAAGAAATTGAAAAATGTTTTCATCATCAGAAAAGTACCCATCCTTGATAGAAATTCCACGTTGTGTAAATTCATATGGTGTCGTTTCTAAAGAACGATAAGGTTCTCCTTGAAGCATAACAAAATCAACTCTTTGAAGGCTATCATCAACAGTTGTAGGAACAAATTTAGCATTGAATAAATCTGTTTTTACTAAACCAGCCTCACTACAAAGTTCAGATGGCAATAAACCAGAAATACCACAAAACGATTGGCGAACAATACCACTCGGCATCTTAAAGCCTTCACTAGGAGCAATGTAGTCCGGCTCAACCTCATAAGCAGCGTTGGCTAGATTTGCCCAAATTCTTTGCGTTCTAGGTCCAGTACGACCTTTTAACGGATAGTTTGTATCGTAACCAATCCAGACACCCATTGTAAAG
This window harbors:
- a CDS encoding acetoin utilization protein AcuC; the protein is MMRNAAFIFSQEQQSYRFSSDHPFNQKRLDLTFDLLNKCNAINTEDIFAPRMATDEELLLIHDKDFVNAVKLASVGELSPSIATNYGIGTDDTPMFPNMHEAASLLVGGTLTAVDLVMQGKYLHACNLSGGLHHGFKGRASGFCIYNDSSIAIEYMRKNYNARVLYVDTDAHHGDGVQWAFYDEEDVCTLSIHETGRFLFPGTGNINERGSGKGYGYSVNIPVDAFTEDESWLHAYRTSLREVCEYFKPDVIITQNGADNHYYDPLTHLCSTIEIFREIPKLAHELAHEYCGGKWIAVGGGGYDIWRVVPRAWSMIWLEMTDNRIATGPLPKEWIKAWQKDAPVELPATWEDISPIYPEIPRKKEITEKNAITVEKALSHLRNEMEKRKEQLG
- a CDS encoding acetoin utilization AcuB family protein; this encodes MIVEQIMKRNVIKITTTNTIKDAIQLMEKHRIRHLPVINETDELVGIISDRDIRDASPSVFDTGEHSEYFTNPVSKIMVTDVITAHPLDFVEDVSSIFYEHHIGCLPIEEDYKLVGIITETDILHTLVQLMGAHQPSSQIEVQVENITGMLAEIATIIKKRNINITSVLVYPCEDLQKKVLVFRLQTMDPRGVIADIENNGYKVLWPNLPGMSV
- the acsA gene encoding acetate--CoA ligase translates to MQMQPIPAVKGDYHLEDYEKVVESFDWSQVEEQFSWYKTGKMNIAFEAIDRHALGVKKNQVALYYKDDTRREKYTFKEMMEQTNKAGNILKQQGVEKGDRVFIFMPRSPELYFCLLGAIKLGAIVGPLFEAFMEAAVFDRLNDSKAKVLITTPELVGRVAIDNLPNLEKVILVGNDIEEDHVTVDYYKSFEQASKKLLIEWVEPEDGMLLHYTSGSTGKPKGVLHVHNAMIQQYQTAKWVLDLKEDDVYWCTADPGWVTGTVYGIFGPWLHGASNVVRGGRFNPEDWYKTIEDYGVTVWYSAPTAFRMLMGIGEDLIQRFDLTSLRHILSVGEPLNPEVVKWGVKVFHLRIHDTWWMTETGSMMICNYPTLAIKPGSMGKPIPGIEAAIIDDQGNVLPPNRMGNLALKKGWPSMMRSIWNNPQKYQEYFTDNGWYISGDSAYMDEEGYFWFQGRIDDVINTSGERVGPFEVESKLVEHPAIAEAGVIGIPDPVRGTIIKAFISLREGFDASDELKEEIRLFVKKELSAHATPRQIEFRDKLPKTRSGKIMRRVLKAWELDLPTGDLSTMED
- a CDS encoding 5'-methylthioadenosine/adenosylhomocysteine nucleosidase, whose amino-acid sequence is MMIGIIGAMDEEIKLLKEKIEVKEEVIKATIKFYVGTFQGKEVVVCKSGVGKVNAAITTQLLVDHFSVSKIIFTGVAGAVDPKLNIGDIVISTSAMQHDLDASALGFKKGEVPMFDYPSDFPADEQLIRLAIEGAQALTGVKVVQGRILSGDQFIADHKKVEELGQLFAGKCVEMEGASVAHVAMLNNIPFVVIRSMSDKANGEANVNFTEFTKLASERSFFIVHSMVERI
- a CDS encoding GNAT family N-acetyltransferase, coding for MIHQKTYNALELKTGKHTLIIEGPISEKELAMYKFHEGLVAFRPPEKQFKALLSIADLPEGRIIIARDHDTIVGYVTFIYPDELERWSQADMENMIELGAIEVAAPYRGCKVGKNMLKVSMMDDAMEDYIIITTEYYWHWDLKGTGLTVWDYRKAMEKMMSAGGLVWFATDDPEICSHPANCLMVRIGKRINQESIQKFDRIRFQNRFMY